From Hyalangium ruber, the proteins below share one genomic window:
- a CDS encoding SRPBCC family protein, producing MLHNAIGAQVREFVEREHEGKPARVVIATRVYHTDPQDLWDALTHTERIPRWFMPIEGELRLGGRYQLKGNAGGTITRCDPPTAFDVTWEMGGGMSWVTVRLAPEGKDTRLTLEHIVHSADVEQFWTQFGPGGAGVGWDLGFLGLGRHVENGDTVPPEANPAWMASDEAKAFIRASAEAWGAAHAAAGEAPEVARGMAERTAAFYTGG from the coding sequence ATGCTGCACAACGCCATTGGCGCCCAGGTACGCGAGTTCGTCGAGCGCGAGCACGAAGGCAAACCGGCCCGAGTGGTGATCGCCACCCGCGTCTACCACACCGACCCCCAGGACCTGTGGGACGCCCTCACCCACACCGAGCGCATCCCGCGCTGGTTCATGCCCATCGAGGGGGAGCTGCGTCTGGGCGGTCGATATCAGCTCAAGGGCAACGCTGGCGGGACCATCACCCGCTGCGACCCGCCCACGGCCTTCGACGTCACCTGGGAGATGGGCGGCGGCATGAGCTGGGTGACCGTTCGCCTCGCACCGGAGGGCAAGGACACGCGGCTGACGCTCGAGCACATCGTGCATTCCGCCGACGTCGAGCAGTTCTGGACCCAGTTCGGGCCCGGCGGCGCGGGCGTAGGCTGGGACCTGGGCTTCCTGGGCCTGGGCCGGCACGTCGAGAACGGAGACACCGTCCCCCCGGAAGCCAACCCCGCCTGGATGGCCTCGGACGAGGCCAAGGCCTTCATCCGTGCGAGCGCCGAAGCCTGGGGCGCGGCCCACGCGGCGGCGGGCGAGGCCCCCGAAGTGGCCCGAGGGATGGCCGAGCGCACGGCGGCGTTTTATACAGGCGGCTGA
- a CDS encoding nucleotidyltransferase domain-containing protein translates to MEDPILVRVVEALRHVQGLSALVLGGSRGRGTAGPKSDYDIGLYYEPDAPLDIEELRSAIAPLVDDPSSTVTQRGEWGPWINGGGWLTIGGVEVDLLYRDLGRVSAIIADGREGRFSMNYQVGHPHGFCSTIWMGEVATCQPLFDPSARIAELKRQTWPYPKALKDALIFRFGWEVDFAIDNAEIAARRAERTHIVGCAYRSLSCMAQVLFALNGRYLINEKGAVAEAATYPLTIKGLAEAQNELWKDIGDGNHEGALRRLRDMSGSLRALVSGAS, encoded by the coding sequence ATGGAAGATCCAATCCTGGTCCGGGTGGTCGAGGCGCTTCGGCACGTTCAAGGCCTGTCCGCGCTCGTCCTTGGCGGTTCGCGAGGGCGGGGAACGGCGGGCCCCAAGTCCGACTACGACATCGGCCTGTACTACGAGCCGGATGCTCCCTTGGACATCGAGGAGCTGCGCTCGGCCATCGCCCCGCTGGTCGATGACCCTTCGTCGACGGTGACCCAGAGGGGCGAATGGGGCCCGTGGATCAACGGCGGGGGCTGGCTCACCATCGGCGGCGTCGAGGTCGATCTGCTCTACCGCGACCTCGGCCGCGTGAGCGCCATCATCGCCGACGGGCGGGAGGGTCGCTTCTCGATGAACTACCAGGTGGGGCACCCCCACGGCTTCTGCTCCACCATCTGGATGGGCGAGGTCGCGACGTGCCAGCCGCTCTTCGATCCGTCCGCCCGCATCGCCGAGCTGAAGCGCCAGACGTGGCCGTATCCAAAGGCACTGAAGGACGCGCTGATCTTCCGCTTCGGCTGGGAGGTGGACTTCGCCATCGACAACGCCGAGATCGCGGCCCGGCGCGCCGAGCGCACGCACATCGTGGGGTGTGCCTACCGGTCGCTGAGTTGCATGGCCCAGGTGCTGTTCGCCCTCAACGGCCGCTACCTGATCAACGAGAAGGGCGCCGTCGCCGAGGCCGCGACCTATCCGCTGACGATCAAAGGTCTGGCCGAAGCGCAGAACGAGCTCTGGAAAGACATCGGTGATGGGAACCACGAGGGCGCGCTGCGCCGCCTGCGAGACATGTCAGGCAGCCTGCGGGCCCTCGTCTCGGGTGCCTCTTGA
- a CDS encoding ArsR/SmtB family transcription factor, with amino-acid sequence MHAFDVLGDPVRRRILELLAEGEHASGEIVAVVQREFGITQSAVSQHLKVLRESGFATVRVDGPRRLYAMDAAPLAEVDAWLGRFRAFWTPRLDALATEVARGKKKRG; translated from the coding sequence ATGCATGCCTTCGACGTCCTTGGCGATCCGGTTCGCCGCCGCATCCTCGAGCTGCTGGCGGAAGGCGAGCACGCCTCGGGTGAGATCGTCGCCGTGGTCCAGCGCGAGTTCGGCATCACCCAGTCGGCGGTCTCGCAGCACCTGAAGGTCCTGCGAGAGAGCGGCTTCGCCACGGTGCGGGTAGACGGACCGCGGCGGCTGTACGCCATGGACGCCGCGCCCCTGGCCGAGGTGGATGCCTGGCTGGGCAGGTTCCGTGCGTTCTGGACGCCGCGGCTGGATGCCCTGGCCACCGAAGTGGCGCGGGGCAAGAAGAAGCGGGGATAG
- a CDS encoding transglutaminase domain-containing protein — translation MRPPPRRSSGPGLLSWLLILGVLGVAVALPLLGAWVASTLAIHHGAPVAWSVAAGLGLGLGLPLLWEVWSLPRRQQGRPARPRWLRLRTRLLLRTWAVNLVFLAGALLLSPRGVFTALSTRGDWMLPPSGGPVVETARRLLFVAADGVEWAYVLATDNPYRDQLIATAPRPPPPPARPAPFVPPVLVPPVPVPPPSETPAPQPIPPTDEVLGEEDPLEDSDAQVIISWKTEPRPPEPEPEVPAKPTEPKVDVRGLKSSWQNPGLRAPSGPAEKGGAVAYPLPDVLHPRVASLPRSVETDLVSVAKYLVEGESDPFQRVKALHDYVADRVEYDVPAYRAMKIPPQPPEAVFERRRAVCAGYANLFAAMGRAVGEEVFTLSGEAIKPGGEKELESHAWNAVRINGDWYLVDVTWNAGSVGGDLFTRRYRTKYLFMPPQEFLQSHLPEDAGWQLLDVPLERGEILRQARESHVSRGGSLPARTETAAEEKREWEGIRILQPPRPLEEVRGRFIVEIDNPKRLPTEISLLNLQDGSKEDCFSQSWGTRYSCSVPRKGLYRIQVFAGPQTPPKLMAQLEVQGTN, via the coding sequence ATGCGTCCTCCCCCTCGCCGCTCCTCTGGGCCGGGCCTGCTCTCGTGGCTGCTCATCCTGGGGGTGCTCGGGGTGGCGGTGGCGCTGCCCCTGCTCGGAGCCTGGGTGGCCTCCACGCTGGCCATCCATCACGGCGCCCCCGTGGCCTGGAGCGTGGCCGCGGGCCTGGGGCTCGGCCTGGGGCTGCCCCTGCTCTGGGAGGTGTGGAGTCTGCCCCGGCGCCAGCAGGGCCGGCCCGCCCGCCCGCGCTGGTTGCGGCTGCGCACCCGGTTGCTGCTGCGCACCTGGGCGGTGAACCTCGTGTTCCTCGCGGGCGCGCTGCTGCTCTCGCCCCGAGGCGTCTTCACCGCGCTCTCCACCCGAGGCGACTGGATGCTGCCGCCCTCCGGAGGCCCCGTGGTGGAGACGGCCCGGAGGCTCCTCTTCGTCGCGGCGGATGGCGTCGAGTGGGCCTACGTCCTGGCCACGGACAACCCCTATCGCGACCAGCTCATCGCCACCGCGCCCCGGCCCCCGCCTCCTCCCGCCCGGCCGGCACCGTTCGTGCCGCCCGTGCTCGTGCCGCCCGTACCCGTGCCGCCTCCCTCCGAGACGCCTGCCCCCCAGCCGATCCCTCCCACGGACGAGGTGCTCGGGGAGGAGGATCCCCTGGAGGACAGTGACGCGCAGGTGATCATCTCCTGGAAGACGGAGCCGCGTCCCCCTGAGCCCGAGCCCGAGGTTCCGGCAAAGCCCACCGAACCGAAGGTCGACGTGAGGGGGCTCAAGTCCTCCTGGCAGAATCCGGGGCTCCGGGCGCCCTCGGGGCCGGCAGAGAAGGGAGGCGCTGTCGCCTATCCGCTCCCCGACGTGCTCCACCCCCGCGTCGCCTCCCTTCCCCGCTCCGTGGAGACGGATCTGGTGTCCGTCGCGAAGTACCTCGTGGAGGGGGAGAGCGACCCCTTCCAGCGCGTCAAGGCGCTCCATGACTACGTGGCGGATCGCGTGGAGTACGACGTGCCGGCATACCGCGCGATGAAGATTCCGCCGCAGCCTCCCGAGGCCGTGTTCGAGAGGCGCCGGGCCGTGTGCGCGGGCTATGCGAACCTCTTCGCCGCCATGGGGCGCGCCGTCGGGGAGGAGGTCTTCACCCTCTCGGGCGAGGCCATCAAGCCCGGAGGGGAGAAGGAGCTGGAGTCCCATGCCTGGAACGCGGTGCGCATCAACGGCGACTGGTACCTCGTGGACGTCACCTGGAACGCGGGCTCGGTGGGTGGGGACCTGTTCACCCGCCGCTACCGGACGAAATACCTCTTCATGCCTCCCCAGGAGTTCTTGCAGAGCCATCTGCCGGAAGATGCTGGCTGGCAGTTGTTGGATGTGCCGCTCGAGCGGGGTGAAATCCTACGGCAGGCCCGCGAGAGCCATGTGAGCCGCGGCGGTTCGCTGCCGGCCAGGACCGAGACGGCGGCGGAGGAGAAGCGGGAATGGGAGGGCATCCGCATCCTCCAGCCCCCCCGACCGCTCGAGGAGGTCCGTGGGCGCTTCATCGTGGAGATCGACAACCCCAAGCGCCTGCCGACCGAGATCTCCCTCCTCAACCTCCAGGATGGCAGCAAGGAGGACTGCTTCTCCCAGTCCTGGGGCACGCGGTACAGCTGCTCGGTGCCGCGAAAAGGCCTCTACCGGATCCAGGTCTTCGCTGGCCCCCAGACGCCTCCGAAGCTCATGGCGCAGCTCGAAGTCCAGGGGACGAATTGA
- a CDS encoding LysM peptidoglycan-binding domain-containing protein, whose amino-acid sequence MSTYRIRQGDTLSALAARFKTSVSELARVNNIANPDLIYTGNTLRIPGQGDSFEPSANSGSTGGSQSGGNVGGTQGASAPGSATPSMRRLAEAGRAAAMGMGGYNSQGLCATGVSRAIQNAFGFKVWGNGNQIDDNLPRDKFKQVNMSLEEALKIPGLVLTWERTPSRLGSIYGHTAITTGDGRSSVSDFIEQNTLGASGRSGLKIFMPII is encoded by the coding sequence TTGTCCACCTACCGCATCCGTCAAGGCGACACCCTCTCGGCCCTGGCCGCTCGCTTCAAGACCAGCGTCTCGGAGCTGGCGCGCGTCAACAACATCGCGAACCCGGACCTCATCTACACGGGCAACACCCTGCGCATCCCCGGCCAGGGCGACAGCTTCGAGCCCAGCGCTAACTCGGGCAGCACCGGTGGCTCTCAGAGCGGCGGGAATGTCGGTGGGACCCAGGGCGCCAGTGCCCCGGGCAGTGCGACGCCCTCGATGCGCCGGCTGGCGGAAGCGGGCCGCGCGGCGGCGATGGGCATGGGCGGCTACAACAGCCAGGGCCTGTGCGCGACCGGCGTGAGCCGGGCCATCCAGAACGCCTTCGGCTTCAAGGTCTGGGGCAACGGCAACCAGATCGACGACAACCTGCCGCGCGACAAGTTCAAGCAGGTCAACATGTCGCTCGAAGAGGCGCTGAAGATCCCCGGCCTGGTGCTCACCTGGGAGAGGACCCCCTCGCGCCTTGGCAGCATCTACGGCCACACCGCCATCACCACCGGCGATGGGCGCTCGTCCGTGAGCGACTTCATCGAGCAAAACACGCTGGGCGCGAGTGGCCGCAGCGGGCTGAAGATCTTCATGCCGATCATCTAG
- a CDS encoding cytochrome P450, translated as MSASIDLMSESFFANPFPTFERLRTQAPVYFFEPYQCFILTRGAEIEALTKSPHFSSRRANELLGGLGLLGEDTASKEMLADWSRLVFFQDPPRHTVLRQFIMKSFTTAALERFRPRLAALVERTLEKGRRQGEMDVVADFAEPIALNTIAELFALPEADRPRFMRWAKDLLKPSGAAVNTDDVRSSVRRTSNDMMAYLRDLLEKRRATPGDDLISQFIAGEEGNAHLTGEAVFQSFQMIGAGFVTSTNQLTNTVLALLKHPEQLSALRADPGLMRGAIEESMRLEPSVLSINRLCVEDTELGGTHIPKGRFVHAMTASANRDPEVFPNPDRFDIHRTPNRHVTFGVGAHYCPGASLLRLEAEEALRALLTLPRWELVGTPYNYQGSNLQDRGPSSLHVRFPKN; from the coding sequence GTGAGCGCCAGTATCGATCTGATGAGTGAGAGCTTCTTCGCCAACCCGTTCCCCACGTTCGAGCGGCTGCGAACCCAGGCTCCCGTCTACTTCTTCGAGCCCTACCAGTGCTTCATCCTCACGCGCGGCGCCGAGATCGAGGCGCTCACCAAGAGCCCGCACTTCTCCTCGCGGCGCGCGAACGAGCTGCTGGGAGGGCTCGGGCTGCTGGGAGAGGATACGGCCTCGAAGGAGATGCTCGCGGACTGGTCCCGGCTCGTCTTCTTCCAGGATCCGCCTCGGCACACGGTGCTGCGCCAGTTCATCATGAAGAGCTTCACGACCGCGGCGCTCGAGCGCTTCCGACCTCGGCTCGCCGCGCTCGTGGAGCGGACCCTGGAGAAGGGACGTCGCCAAGGAGAGATGGACGTCGTCGCCGACTTCGCGGAGCCCATCGCCCTCAACACCATCGCCGAGCTGTTCGCGCTCCCCGAGGCGGACCGGCCGCGGTTCATGCGCTGGGCGAAGGACCTGCTCAAGCCCTCGGGGGCAGCGGTCAACACGGACGACGTGCGGAGCTCCGTGCGGCGAACCTCCAATGACATGATGGCCTACCTGCGAGACCTCCTGGAGAAGCGCCGCGCGACGCCCGGAGACGACCTCATCAGCCAGTTCATCGCGGGGGAGGAGGGCAACGCCCACCTCACGGGCGAGGCCGTCTTCCAGTCCTTCCAGATGATCGGCGCGGGCTTCGTCACGTCGACGAACCAGCTCACCAACACCGTTCTCGCGCTCCTGAAGCACCCCGAGCAGCTGAGCGCGTTGAGGGCGGACCCGGGGCTCATGCGAGGCGCCATCGAGGAGAGCATGCGCCTTGAGCCCTCCGTCCTGTCCATCAACCGGCTGTGCGTGGAGGACACGGAGCTCGGCGGCACGCACATCCCCAAGGGGCGGTTCGTCCACGCGATGACCGCGTCGGCCAATCGAGACCCCGAGGTGTTTCCGAATCCCGATCGCTTCGACATCCACCGGACGCCCAACCGGCATGTCACCTTCGGCGTCGGTGCGCACTACTGCCCCGGGGCCTCTCTCCTTCGGCTGGAGGCCGAGGAGGCCCTGCGCGCCCTGCTCACGCTTCCGCGCTGGGAGCTCGTCGGCACGCCCTACAACTACCAGGGCTCCAACTTGCAGGATCGCGGGCCCAGCTCGCTCCACGTGCGCTTTCCGAAGAACTGA